The genomic window ACTTTCAATATGTCAGCAGCCTTTCTTGCTTCTATTGCATGCATATTACACAGGGTTTGGAGGTAGCCCTCCAAAATATTAGCTGAAAGCTTTCTCGCAAAGCAAATCTTTCCCACATCCTTCCCTGCAGTTCCTCTTTAAGAGGTGTCAGCATGgctgaaagaatgaagtggctgcaCATTGTTTGGCAGTGCTATTATGTGCTTAACATTTCCATAACAAAAGTGCCACTCGACTTCTCCCCGATTAATGCAGCTGGAGGGCTCTTGTCGTCCTTTAATAAAACATTGTTGAAATCATTTATTTAGAGCCCCTGGTTACTAGTGGGAGAATGACCATCTTTGTGCCAAAATATAGTGTATACAGTCCACTATTTTGTAgtagatcattctgttatttaagAAATTGATTAAATGGATGACTTAGAAGGTATTTATGCTAATAGCACATTACTTATGTCATTCAAATAGTCAAGGGTGAAGCTTTTCAACTGTCCAGCAGAAGCAATCTCTCCAACAGAATACAGTAACTTCTGACTTTACTTAACTCACAAGGCTGCTAGACCCACTGGAAGCCCAAGCCTCCTGGAACTGTTCCTGGGCCATGGGCATTGTAACAAGATGCTTCCCAACAACCTTGCTTTGGGGAGCTGGGAGAGACCAGGTCAACTGACCCTGTTTCCGAAGGTCCTTGGTGTAAAATGTCAGAAACCAAATCAtgtgtgcttttctttttcatgggatCAAAAAGGGTCACATGAGGAAGTTGGAGAACTTCCACTGTTGAAACCTGTGAGCTAATCACGCAAAGGCAAAGTTGAAAGTGGGAAGATTTTCAGTGCTGAGTCTGCAATCTTGGAAAGTTCTCAGGGTACACtcctctcttttcattttatacaacACAGCATTGCTGGGAGGAATCGGGGTGCTGGAGTGGTGAGGAAGGAACCTCCCACTCTACATGGTTTCTCATGACTCTTCAATCCAGAGAGACTGCTGGTTATGAGTTGTCTTCACCCTTGTGGACTCCCCTGGGAGAGCTGCAGTGCACCCCAGACGTGTCAGAGCATGGTGGTCCCTGAAGCGTGTGGTTTCCTTCGTTATGGACATTCGTCAGGACCCTGCCCACGCTAAGGGATATCCTGCTACTTAGTGCAAGAATTTAGTTCCCTCTGGCCATTTCCCACTTGACACACGTGTATTGCCCGCGTACATTGCTAGATATTGTTGAAAATAAACAGAGACCTTATGTTATGTCCATTGTGGTCATACACAAAAGCGTTGCCGTGTGCTTGGGTGAGCAGTGAAGCCTGAACCTCCTTCCATTTACTGTATGGTCACTGTCAGCTCAATGAACTGCCCCCTTGTTCTCCACCATTGTCCCACACTCCCTTAAACATTTGTCACTGAAGTGCCTCCAAAGACAAATCAACTGTCACGGAGAATGCAAACCTGCTAACAGGGAAATGGGAGCGGCCGGGAGGACACAGATTTTCCATGAACTCCAAAAAGCAGTTGCTCTCACCCTGGAAGACTTCTGTTAGAAGTCGGGTGCTTTTTAACACTACCCTGGAAAAGCCAAGGCTCCCTTGCCTTCAGTAATGGTACTTCCAGGCATTCTCCATGAGACATTTGGCCTTCTCAAATGTCCAAAATTCCAAAGGCTCCCCTGAGAGCGTGAGATATTACAGATGTCAACATCTGTAAAAATCTTTTCTGCCCAGGAGCAGATGGCAACCTATAATCCAGGAACCTAACATCTCAGCAACCTGTTCTGGAATTCACTAGGTCTGCAGAGGGCTGAGGGGGGCTCCTAGGCTCCAGAGTAGAACTGTTTAAATTAAAATGGACCACCGATCAATGTtcactttctccaaagaagaaagcaaaaagccTCGAGTCCTCGCGCTCCCCAAGAGTGAGTTGTGTTGATTTactccaggcagatgcttttgaCAGGACCCTGTAAAATCAAGTCGTGAGTTTATTGTAGCAGTTAATTATCAGGCCTTTTCTAGTGCTAATGCCTTTTACTTCGTACTGGGGAAAACTGGGCCTTTTACTGGGACAAAGACTTAACTTTTAGTCAAGAATGTGTTAAAATAACAGGAGGagatgatttaaatatatttaaggacAAATGCAGAAGCATTTGCTAACTCTTGGTtttgtaaagaaagctgatttcATTTACAAGTCTCTTGGAATACTCTTTGTTCACTTACCAAAGAAACAACGCTTTCAGCTTTATTTTAACAATATGTTTACTCAACCATTCAGGTGACCCGGTTCTAGCCACACACCACTCTCCTGGGCTGACTGACACCACAACTATCTCAGGCTTTCTAATGCCATACATATATGAATCTTGGTTTTAGATGAACTAAGAAATGCCTCGAAGCCGAGCGAGTTAGAGGCAAAAGAAACTTCCAATGTAGGGGTGGGAGTGAGTGGGAGGAAGTTGGAAGGGGGCATAGCTTTGTTAATTACTTCAGGCAGCAGAGAAATCTGGTTATGTTTTCTCAGCACATGTTAATATCATATAAAGAGACAGGAGATCTTGCTAATCTGTCGACCCCTCAGACAAAGTTTATTTGTGGTGACTTTTAAACTCCTGACTTGCCTTCCAATCACCgagtttaaaatgaaaagctttaaaTAAACACCAGGAATAGAagataaataaactttttttcccccttgcaaGTGCCTAGCTTGGCGAGGTTCAGACTCAAATCCCCAGAGGACAGAGCGCTCTCTTTTGTGTTAATGTTTAAAAGATTTTCCAATGCCGGAGTTTATTCCTACTGCAAACATTTCTATTTACAAGGTCAAGTGTATCAGCACTCGACACAGCTTAAGAGTGTAATTATTTATCTAAGGGCGTTTGAGTGTAGATCAGTAGCTCTGGCAGGAACCCAGCCTTCAGCCCACTGCTAAACAACTCCTCACAACAATATTACAAGTTCTGGTAATTGTTCCTCTCCCCAGTGTGTTTACTTTTGCCCGCCTGAATGTTTTGTAACAAAATTTTGTACTTTTTCACCCAAAGTGTGAAAATGACTTTGAAGTTGAATCTCCCAGGTTTCCTAAGACCTATTGGTAACAGATGTTATTGGCATGTTTGATTGTAGGAGGACAAGGACTTCTAGTAGCCAGAGAGGAGACTCCAGAGGGTGGGGGTGAAGAGGGGGGGTCCCAGTGGAAAGGAAGGAGGGTAAAGAGATGTGTGGGTTAGCCCCAAACTATGCCAAGCCTCTCCACAAATGTAAATACCAATGGAGACCAGTCAAATTATATCTTTTTAGCTGCCTCATTTACAGATGTTTAATTGTTCATTAAATTGAAGGCAGAAATAATAGCCCTCATTTCTAGTCTTgtactgtattttaatttcagttgaTGGTTGATAGATTCCCAGTGGCCCCTCCACCCTGCTTCTCACCCATTATTGGGTTAACCACAATGTGACTCTGGAAAGTAACTACAccatattcattatttaaaactCTTTACTGATgtacacattttaataaaatcaaataaccaaaaaataaaaatacacaaagccACAGTTACTTAAaacataggattttttttaagtctataaaaatacaatgtttaagGCAGTTTGGAAATGCATTTATACATTTCTACAATGTTCATAAATTCTCTTGAAAATAAGAATGTTAACTTCAAATCTATAAAATACACTGTACATTTTTAAACTGTTCTAGATAGAGCAAACTTCACAATTGATGGTGGTTCTGGATCCCTGGtgacaaatggattctttacATTTCAGGCAAGAAAGGTGTACCATGGATgtggatttaaattttttaatttctttttaaaaaataaattatttctgaagcatacaatttataaaaattctaTATACAAAATACAGCAACTGGTAACAAATCCcagttttaatacattttatatacgAAGTACCAGGGGTGAGCGCCCTGATAAAAGCAGAGGCAATATATGTTCTCTGCATATTTGTACATACAATTTCTTGGTGTAAAGaacaaaaatgacaacaaaacaaACATCATAAAGAGGCTTTCATAAATGGCAGTGCAGAgctcttttaaataaaaacttgcaTTGTTCAACACCACTAGCAACTCTCTAGATAGCATTTTTGGATCCTTAATCCTAAGCAATGTGCTAAGAGATTTGAGTGGTGGCAATGAAATTAAAGTCAAGGGCTCAAAACTATCCAAACTCAGGAAAATTAACCCTTCTCATGCCCTcacctcccccgcctccccccccccccccttacaAAACCAATTCTGGGCGCGGAAACCAAGAGTAAACGAGAATCAATTACGATTGCAATGTCCTCACTGGCCACAATAAAAGTCGATACCGGCACACcccgacccccccccccccccagaagaAATACTAATAAACAGTCCCTATGCAAATATAAATCCTTCTTCAAAACTCCCGCTCCAAACCCAGTCCCTTGAAACTCTTAAGGCCCCACTGGTCATCATCCTCTCTTCGGAGTCCAGGACTACGGTTCTGTCCCCCTGCCAGGCCAGTTTCATCCCAGGGGTCTGGAGCTAGGCCGGCTTCTGCGGGGAGTTTCTGGAGCCTGGAATGGGGGCAGGGAAAGATGTCCAAAAAATCCTGCTCCGGAGAGGAGGCAAGGATCCTGCGACAAGTCGAGGGCGGGAGATCAGCTAGGCAGAAACCACCTAGAAAACGTTTTGGAAAAAAATCCCCGACCACCCCTCTGTCCCCGAGCCACAGGTGCCCCGTCGCCGACCCTCCCGTGGCCGACGGCGGGGGGCGCGAAGGCTAAAAGAGCAGCGGGAGCAGCAAGATGGAGGCGAACAGGGTCCAGGCGCTTCGGGGTGCCGAGCGGCAGCCGGCGCCGCTGCTCCTGCGCCCGGGCCCGTAGGGCAAGTCCCCGCGGCCGCCTGCCGCAGCAGCGCCGCCGCCCGGGCGCGGCGGGTGCGGGACCCCGTCATCGTCGTCCAACGGCTGCTCGCCGCCCGTGCCCCCGGTGCGCTGCTCGTCGTCGTACTCCTCGTCGTAGTAGTCGTCCAGGCCCCCGTCCGAGCCGCTGCTGCCCGGGCCATTGCCCAGTTCGGCGCCGAAGCACAGGCGGGCCATGTTTTCCTTGACCGACTCGCAGATGGGCCGTTCCAGGCCGTCGCACACGCAGTCGTTGAGCAGTGCCGCCTTGGGCATGGCCAGCATGTCCTCGATGACCGTGCGGCACTCGTCGGTGCAGCGCAGCCCGTTGAAGAGCTTGCCGCAGTAGGTCAGGTAGCGGCTGAGCGCCAGGTTGCAGCGGCTGTCGCGGTCACAGCGCCTCCGGGCCTCGGTGCAGCCCAAAACCCCGCCCGCGCCCGCGCCGGGGCCGCCTGCGCCGCCGCCGCTCGTCCGGGGCAGGCACGGCTCAATGGCGCGCTTGGTGGACTTGCAGTTCTCGTCCTGCGCACAGTCACAGTCCTCCAAGGCGGGCCCGCGACGCGTGTGGTTGAGCTGAATGAGGGCCGAGATGCAGTGGCTGGGGCAGCGCCAGCGCGAAGAGAAGGAGGCCGCCGAGGCCGGGAAGGCTGCAGCTGCGGCGGCGGCCCCCGGCACGTCGCTCCCGCCGCGCTGCGCTAGCACCGGCGCGCACGCCTCGGCGTACTGGTTGTAGGCGTAGCTGCACTCCGGCTCTCCCTGGCACTGCAGCAGCGCCTGCCAGCAGATGAGGCGGCGGCCGTGCGCCAGCCCCGAGCCCCGCGGCGCCGagcccagcagctgcagcagcgccATCAGGCACAGCCAGGCGCCCGGCACGGTTCCCCTGcgggccccgccgccgccgcccagcAGCCCTGTGACCATCGCGGGCAGCGGCGGCCGCCGGGCGAGGAGCGGAAAGGAGACGAGGCGCGGGGAGCGGCGGACGCAAAGCCGGCGGAAAAGTTTGCCCCAGTCCTGCCAACTTCTTGCATGAGTGTTTTCATAAATCCATGCGCGACGCCGGCTGTTGCCCCACTGCTTGCAGAAGGTCGGCTCTCGCTTGGGCTGCGGGGTCTTCCTAGAAGTGCACGGCCGTGGAGAGCCCCTCCGGTCGGCCCCCGGCAGTGGCGGGAGGCGTTCACTGCCGCCCTCGGAGGTTGCTGGCCGCGGGGCCGCGGCGGGGCTGCGGGACCGCGCGGCGCCGCGGGTGCATTTTGCTTTGCCCCTGCAGATCCGTTGTGCGGCCGCGGCGGCTCCTTCCTCCCGGACTCAGTGACGCGCCGCCGCCGCGGGTTCTCGCATCGCGCCGCTTCCTGGCTCGCGTCCGGGCGCTGCCCGCCTTCCCGCGGCCCGGCCGCCCGCGTCCCCTCCCCCTCCGCCCGCGGCGACCCCGGCCTCGGCTCCGGGGAGCTCTTTCCGGGCGGCACGGGGAAAACGGGAAACTCGGCGCGGCGGGAGGGCAGCGGCTCCCGGGCTTCCCTCGGCGGCGGCTTCTCGGGTGACACGGAGCCCGGGGAGCGGATCCGCTGAGCCCGGCTGCAGACTCGCTCGCTGCGAGGCTTTAAATACAAAAGTGGGCCGGGAGCCCCCGCGTGGTGCCGCGGTGCCCCCTCATTATGCATGcatggaaaagcaaacaaacaaaaacattagcAACGCTCCTCCGGCTCGCCGAGCCCCGGCCCCGCGCGCTCCAAGCCTGCCCGCTTTCTCCTTTCTCCACTCTCTTTCGCCCTTTGCTCGGCCCCCTTTCCCGGCTTTTCGAGATGCTATTGGTCCCGCCTGTTGttgttgaaacttttttttttttttttttttttacgagcCGCTGGAGTGGGGTTGCGGAgtgggggagggcggggagggtggtgggcagcTCACATTCAGGCATTCAGGGCTTGAAAGGAACGGCTTAAGGAGCCTGACAGAGGCCCGGGAGCTCCTCCTACTCTTAAGGAGGCTCGGATGTGGAGCCCTTGCCCGCGCACGGAACCAGCGGGCCGGGCTCAGGGGCAGCTGTTTGCATCCGGCTTGGCCACGGTCCTTTttgtttggttcttctttttttcctttcttcttcttctgttttatttatttatttggtactTTTATTAATTCTGCCTGGCCCTCATCTGTGCTTTCGACTGAATTCAAAATTCAGTTTGTTTTCCGAGTTCCCCATCTTTGCCGGATCATCACGGCGGGGAGGAGAGAACCCAGAGAATTTAATGTGGAactctgaaacttaaaaaaaaaaaaaaaaaaaaaaaaaaacccagacacaCACAAGAAAGAGGCAAATGCTTTAGCTAGGGGGATATCAATATTCACCACCCTTTTCAGCCCCCACTCAGCACCCTGGTTCCCATTTACCGATCTGGCAGGTATGGCCCTGGAGCCAGGCATTGTCATTTTCAAGACAGAAATCCAATAagtcaaattaaattttttttttaagaaggaaagtTTCTAACGGACGGTGATGAaaaaacaacacattaaaaatatttagggaTGTTGCGCAGTACCTTCTGGCCGCAGTCAGAACATAAGAGGAAGGGGATAGCTTGGCATCCTCTAAGGTTTCTATTCAAGCGTATGTTTCAGTCTCCCTCGGTTTAAGGGAAACCGCCGCCTACAGCAGCCTCTGCGATCCAGGCGCGGGAGTTTGCAAACTACCTTAACTGCGGCGCAACGCAGCCTTCGACCACCAGAGGCACCGGGCGTCTGCAGCCTGTCAAAAACTGGCgcttttttcctcccctttccgTGGAGAGACTATCAACTCCATCTGTCACAAAACTTCAGGCTAAATCTCTGGTGAAGCCGAGGCAGCCGGGGCTCCAGTACACACAGCGTTCGGCTGTCCGCCTCTCCCCAGGGTCCCGGTgagttggaaatggcaaaagTTAGAATAGAGACACAGCGTCTGCAGACTTATCAGTCTGCAGAAAGCCTCCTGTTCCTGCGGAGCCTGCTGCATTCCTCAGAGGCTCAGGGTCTGCATTAGGAAGCTGCATTTCAGCAATTCCCCAAAACAAAACGAAACCAAATAAACCTTAAAAAGCCAGGGTGAAGTAAGACAGACCTCGTTGCTCTGACTTGAATAATGGAGAACGCACAAACAATAGCaatctatatttaaatatattaagtcTGCAACTGGATGGCCCATTGGAACAACCACTTCCCAGATTCTAgggcattttttgttgtttttattttgttttggttatttggaATTGTAATATCCGTCCTGCCGGGAGGGCTTGGACAAGTCACACTCCCTTGACTTGAACCTTTCACATGTAAGGTACAAGGCCAGATTGGACCCTTGAAGAAGTCTTTTCACGTTTAATGCGCTGTGACTTAAGGCTCATAAGAACAAGGTCGGCAGTCAGCTGCATTTTAAACTGATGTTTGGTTTGTTGAGTTCCTTTGGAATAGTGGGTCTCAAACCTTAGTGAGCTTGAGACTCGCCTGGTGGCCTAGTTTAAAGCCACACTGCTGGGTCCTCTCCTGGAGTTCCTTATGCAGtaggactggggtgggggtggggagcaagaCTCTGCATGTCTAACAAATTCTCAGGGAAAGCTGCTGCTGCCTGTTGGGAACCAGCGTTTGAGAACACCCTTTCTAGAGGTCcacatgttttgttgtttttttgtaaaAGTAGCCCCCATCCTGGCCTTGATAGAGCTCAGTGGGATTTCAGAAAGGCAAAGAGCTTTGAGAACTTTGGGGGAATCACCTCAGCACCTCTGCCTCATGGCATTTCAGGCCAGCATGGCTTTCAGCAGCTGGAAAGACCAAACTTTTGAAAAGGAGGCTATGATGATGAGATAGAAGGAGGAATGAGCCCCCTCCCCCATCGGCCCCAGAGACTGAGTACCACCTTGCTTCACATCCAGGTTTTCATCGATAGCCACAGCCACAAGACCTCCAAGCCCTCTCTCATCACCCCCACACTAATCCCCATATCACTCTGTACATCCCTTAAGCTGACTTAAGCTTAAGTCATGATTCCCATTTTGAGCTTTtacccccacaccccaccccctcaaATCCCACTTCAACTGGAGTCTCAATTTGTTCCTAGCAAAATCTTGCATATTCCCAAGCTGCTTTCTGAGCTGAGTCTCCACCTTCTTGCTCTAattaaaaccagctggaacatacagaataggagaaaatatttgcaaaccccatatctgataaaggattaatatgcaaaatataacaGGAACTCATAccattcaataacaaaaaaataaacaatttgattaaaaaatggagaactcgaatagacatttttcta from Bos indicus x Bos taurus breed Angus x Brahman F1 hybrid chromosome 8, Bos_hybrid_MaternalHap_v2.0, whole genome shotgun sequence includes these protein-coding regions:
- the GAS1 gene encoding growth arrest-specific protein 1, with the translated sequence MVTGLLGGGGGARRGTVPGAWLCLMALLQLLGSAPRGSGLAHGRRLICWQALLQCQGEPECSYAYNQYAEACAPVLAQRGGSDVPGAAAAAAAFPASAASFSSRWRCPSHCISALIQLNHTRRGPALEDCDCAQDENCKSTKRAIEPCLPRTSGGGAGGPGAGAGGVLGCTEARRRCDRDSRCNLALSRYLTYCGKLFNGLRCTDECRTVIEDMLAMPKAALLNDCVCDGLERPICESVKENMARLCFGAELGNGPGSSGSDGGLDDYYDEEYDDEQRTGGTGGEQPLDDDDGVPHPPRPGGGAAAAGGRGDLPYGPGRRSSGAGCRSAPRSAWTLFASILLLPLLF